Proteins encoded by one window of Arachis ipaensis cultivar K30076 chromosome B04, Araip1.1, whole genome shotgun sequence:
- the LOC107639422 gene encoding uncharacterized protein LOC107639422 has protein sequence MEYENRFRQAQRPKYDCLLFDLDDTLYPLSCGIAKACGQNIKEYMVKKLGIERRKIDELSNLLYKNYGTTMAGLRAIGYDFDYDEYHSYVHGRLPYENLKPDTVLRNLLLSLPYRKLIFTNADKVHAVKALNRLGLEDCFEGIICFETLNPIHKSNVSDDDDDENDIDFIGSSRRNINQTENNNNGGGSSSKIFDIIAHFAQMNPSSNLPKTPIICKPSENAIQLALKIANLDPQRTLFFEDSVRNIQAGKRVGLDTVLVGTSQRAKGADYSLESIHNLREALPELWELADVKSEVAAYVAVETSVTA, from the exons ATGGAGTATGAGAACCGCTTCAGACAGGCCCAGAGACCAAAATATGATTGCCTTTTATTTG ATTTAGATGATACTTTGTATCCACTGAGCTGTGGGATTGCAAAAGCATGTGGCCAAAATATCAAAG AGTATATGGTGAAGAAACTTGGCATAGAGAGAAGAAAGATTGATGAGTTGTCCAACCTTCTCTACAAGAACTACGGAACAACTATGGCTGGTTTAAGG GCAATTGGATATGACTTTGACTACGATGAATATCACAg TTATGTTCATGGGAGATTGCCTTATGAGAATCTAAAACCCGACACAGTTCTAAGAAACCTCTTGCTGAGCCTACCCTATAGAAAACTG ATCTTCACAAATGCAGACAAAGTGCATGCAGTTAAGGCACTTAACAGACTTGGATTAGAGGATTGCTTTGAAGGGATAATTTGCTTTGAGACCTTAAATCCAATCCACAAAAGCAATGTTTCTGACGATGATGATGACGAAAACGACATTGACTTCATTGGTAGTTCTAGAAGAAACATCAATCAAACCGAGAATAATAATAATGGGGGTGGTAGTAGCTCCAAAATCTTTGACATCATAGCTCATTTTGCTCAGATGAATCCGAGTTCTAATCTGCCAAAGACACCAATTATTTGCAAGCCCTCAGAAAATGCCATTCAATTGGCACTCAAAATAGCAAACCTAGACCCACAAAGAACT TTGTTCTTTGAGGACAGTGTGAGGAACATACAAGCTGGAAAACGTGTGGGACTTGACACAGTGCTG GTTGGTACGTCTCAAAGAGCGAAAGGTGCAGATTATTCATTAGAAAGCATCCACAATCTTAGGGAAGCATTGCCTGAATTATGGGAATTAGCTGACGTCAAATCAGAAGTTGCTGCTTATGTTGCTGTTGAAACGTCTGTAACTGCTTAA
- the LOC107636608 gene encoding zinc finger MYM-type protein 1-like, giving the protein MIWKFPPNKRDEIRQAYIKVGPNQPILDNYPFSSDKSHRRFQASWFKLFPSWLEYSIEDDAIYCFPCFLFAKEPSINTGSNAFIENGFRNWKKVNSEKECALLNHIGKGPNSFHHNVLKSCDDLMKQSQYIDRLFHKQTSEEIEKNRIRLGASIDCIRWLTFQSCAYRGHDKSQSSCNRGNFLEMLKFLGSYNERVKKNVLKNAPKNVEYTSNDVQKEILHILATKVRNSIREEIGDAKFCIIVDEARDESKKEQMAIVLRFVTLDGFVKERFFDVVHVIDTCATTLKKELISVLSHYNLQVENIRGQGYDGASNMRGEWNGL; this is encoded by the coding sequence ATGATTTGGAAGTTTCCTCCAAATAAAAGAGATGAAATCCGTCAGGCTTATATTAAAGTTGGGCCAAATCAACCAATTCTTGATAATTATCCATTTTCTAGTGATAAAAGTCATCGTCGCTTTCAAGCTTCATGGTTTAAATTGTTCCCATCTTGGTTAGAATATTCTATAGAAGATGATGCTATATATTGTTTTCcgtgctttctttttgctaaggaaCCTTCAATCAATACGGGTTCAAATGCTTTTATTGAGAATGGTTTCAGGAATTGGAAGAAAGTAAATAGTGAAAAAGAATGTGCTCTTTTGAATCACATTGGCAAAGGTCCTAACTCATTCCATCATAACGTGCTGAAATCATGTGATGATTTGATGAAACAATCACAATATATTGACAGACTTTTTCATAAGCAAACATCAGAAGAGATTGAAAAGAATCGAATTCGACTAGGAGCATCTATAGATTGCATTAGATGGTTGACATTTCAAAGTTGTGCATACAGAGGACATGATAAAAGCCAAAGTTCATGCAACAGAGGTAACTTTTTAGAAATGTTGAAATTTTTGGGATCTTACAATGAAAGAGTGAAAAAGAATGTTTTGAAAAATGCTCCAAAAAATGTTGAGTATACTTCAAATGATGTCCAAAAAGAAATTCTACATATTCTTGCTACTAAGGTGAGAAATTCAATTAGAGAAGAGATTGGAGATGCCAAATTTTGTATTATTGTTGATGAAGCTAGAGATGAATCTAAAAAGGAGCAAATGGCCATTGTTTTGAGATTTGTTACTCTAGATGGTTTTGTTAAAGAGAGATTCTTTGATGTTGTGCATGTCATTGATACTTGTGCAACAACTTTAAAGAAAGAATTGATTTCTGTCCTTTCTCATTATAATCTCCAAGTTGAAAATATTAGGGGTCAAGGGTATGATGGTGCTAGCAACATGCGGGGTGAGTGGAATGGTTTGTAA
- the LOC107636607 gene encoding uncharacterized protein LOC107636607, with amino-acid sequence MFTATNIVLNNIIEDGTTYAQRGEAYGVSKILLSFEFVFTLHLMKEIMEITNVLCQALQQQSQDILNAMHIVFTSKLLLQQLRDGGWCNFLANVKDFCEKHEIEVPNMSAQYVFRRGRSRQPSVTVEHHYRIDVFLATIDSQIQELNSRFNEQTIELLTLSCALDPKDNFKSFNIEEISKLAEKFYPLDFPSNELNILKSQLQHYQHDIPNHLKGIGTLSELCNKLQETEKSRTYHIVDRLIRLVLTLPVSTTTTERTFLTMKIVKTRLRSKIADEFLADNLVIYIEKELAAIFDTNSIIDDFENRKKRRIAFS; translated from the coding sequence ATGTTTACTGCTACCAATATTGTTCTCAATAATATCATTGAAGACGGGACAACTTATGCACAAAGAGGTGAGGCTTATGGTGTTAGTAAAATATTATTGtcatttgaatttgttttcacTTTGCACTTGATGAAAGAGATTATGGAAATCACTAATGTTCTTTGTCAAGCACTGCAACAACAATCTCAAGATATTCTTAATGCAATGCATATTGTTTTTACATCAAAGTTACTTCTTCAACAATTAAGAGATGGTGGATGGTGCAATTTTCTTGCAAATGTTAAAGATTTTTGTGAAAAACATGAAATTGAAGTCCCTAATATGAGTGCACAATATGTTTTTAGAAGAGGTCGATCTCGTCAACCAAGTGTGACAGTTGAGCATCATTATCGAATAGATGTATTCTTGGCAACAATTGACTCTCAAATACAAGAGTTGAATAGTAGATTTAATGAGCAAACAATAGAGCTTTTGACTTTGAGTTGTGCTTTGGATCCTAAGGACAATTTCAAATCATTTAATATTGAAGAAATTAGCAAGTTAGCAGAGAAGTTTTATCCCCTTGACTTTCCTTCTAATGAGCTAAATATTTTGAAATCTCAGTTGCAACATTATCAGCATGATATACCAAATCATTTGAAAGGCATTGGTACACTTTCTGAATTGTGCAACAAGTTGCAAGAAACGGAAAAATCAAGAACTTATCACATAGTTGATAGATTAATACGTCTTGTTTTGACTCTACCAGTGTCTACAACAACAACAGAAAGAACTTTTTTAACAATGAAAATTGTTAAGACAAGACTCCGAAGTAAGATAGCTGATGAATTTCTTGCAGACAATTTGGTCATttatatagaaaaagaattagCAGCTATTTTCGACACAAATTCAATTATAGatgattttgaaaatagaaaaaaacgtCGAATAGCCTTTTCATGA